A stretch of DNA from Pygocentrus nattereri isolate fPygNat1 chromosome 14, fPygNat1.pri, whole genome shotgun sequence:
taggCACACTATTTTGCAGCAACATCTGAGGAAAtgatcagattaaaaaaaaaaaaaaactatggaTTGACATGATACTACAGTAAGGGTATGACTGTGCCAAATCAGCatatcatattttacattttaaaattatatataaaaaataggTGTTGTCTTATATACCAGGTTTTGCATTGGCCAAATGTACAAGCCCTCTTATGACACATGGAGCTGGAACCCCCATCATTATCTTTTCATACTCACCGGCCTCGAGGGCCCAGAAAGCCTGTGGCATGGCATTCATCAATAAAGACCAAGGCTCCATACTGCTCAGCAAGGTCACAGATGCCCACTAGAGGAGCCACATCCCCATCCATAGAGAATACTCCATCTGTCACCACCAGCCTCAAACGAGAAGACTGTGGGTGGAAAAAGGGGGAAGTTTTAGATTCAGGAAACCACTGTAATGGCTACTGGTTTGACAGCTGATCTCGACCACTGCTTTGCATCTAATTAAATGCTTtggtaaaatattttattaaaacattttttggagTAGCTGCTCTTAATGGAAGTGCAGTTGaccacagcaacaacaaatGAAACGGTCACCAAGTTAACACTTCCAGCTTCCACTATATAAAGGCTCATCATACTTTGCAAAGTGTTTAGTAAATTCCTGTGACACCCGAACGAAAGTGGCAATAAGGAAATCCTCTTACCTAAAGACAGTCTGCAGAGCTAGCTTAGCCTAGCCTGGCTCATGAGTACAGACACAATCACATGTACCTACCTGTGACTCTTTCAACTTCTCCTCCAAATCTTTCAGATTCATGTGCTTGTAGCGAAACCTCTTGGCCTTGCACAGTCTAATTCCATCAATGATTGAAGCATGGTTCAATTCATCAGATATCACAGCATCTTCAGGGCCCAAAAGGACCTATGGCACAAAAAATTCCACATGATCACATACCACATAGAAAAGAGCTTAGTTGCATGCAGAGTATACTGTATGATAAAGAGAAACGTAGAATTGCAGGAGAAAGCTGAATTCATCATCTAAGGTACGCTATTTGATTGACACTAATAATATGTGACATAATGGTGACAGGATACGGGAAGCACAGATAGTGTACTATAGTGCAACTGGTACTGCTGTGAAAAGGCATAGCCATTTAAAATGGATTAGGCATCTCTGCATGGTTAAAATACCTCAAAGAGACCAGCATTAGCATCAAAGCAGCTGGCATACAGGATGCAATCATCTCTTTCATGGAACTGTGCAAGCTTCTGCTCGAGGTTCTTGTGGAGGTCCTgagtaaaaaaaacatgcattttaaatatcacacaaaaatatatacaaaatcagcCAAAAATAGCGAGGCAAGCAATTAAACCACCCACAGAATTCACAACTTGGCTCGTCATTACAGGGTATTATTGTGCATTATAACACGATTAAGCCTTCCTCTCGCTTTACCTGAGTCCCGCAGATGAACCTGACAGAGCTCAGCCCGGCTCCATACTTCTGGAGCGCCTCTATTCCAGCCTGAATAACCTCTGGATGACTGGACAGGCCCAGGTAGTTATTGGCGCAGAAGTTCAGTATATCTAAAGAGCAGATACACAGTGAATGGTGAAAATGAGACAAAGCTTCTACATTGTTAAAAGCGCCGTTGTGACACTGTTGACACAAGAGCAGGCAGGGGGGCcgaaacaaaacaaagctaaCAAAGAGTGTTAACAGGCTAGCTGTATAAAACAATGTCCATATACAAACAATAAGACACACAAACTACACTCTTGTCAGCACTGTAGGTTAAATCACTCGGATGTGAGAAGACGAAAAGTGCAAAGGTTGCAGAAACGAGGGGTTTAACTCCACACTGTCCGTAATCCAATCCTCACTGAAAGAGCGTGCTCCTAGCTCTCCTAGTTAGCTACACAAACACCGGACATGGGCTAAAACCTACACATTTCCCCTGACAGTTCGTTTTCCTGTGAAACACGGGAGAAATATTTAGGTTACCTCGTTATTTAAGTGTAAGGACTACAGAATTAGGTGGTCTATAACGGTTTTCACCACCGAAACCCCTGAGTTCCTCACCCCCGCTGCTGCCGTCCACGCTGATGTGAGCCCCCTGTTTGGAAGTGATCACTCGCTCTCCTTTCCAGGTCCCCGCAGCGCGGATCGCGTCGAGCTCGCTCTCCAGCACAGAGCGGGCGTGCGCGACGGCCCCGTATGTTCGCCCGGTAATTAGAGTCCGTGAGCGCAGAACTGCCCTCAGAGGAGTCCGAAGTTGGCGGATTAATGCGCGAAGTGACATGGCGCTCCTGCTTCCAACGCCGAGCAAGACAGAGAAGCGAGAGAAGCAAAACTGTGTGACGTTGACAGGGagtgcgggggggggggggttagtcGGACCACGTGGCTCAACCAAATGGGCGTAAGTGAATCCACCAATCAaatgcgtgcgtgcgtgcgcgcatgcgtgcgtgtgtgtgtgtgtgtgtgtgtgtgtgtgtgtgtgtgtgtgtgtgtgtgtgtgtgtgtgtgtgtgtgcgcgtgcgtgcgtgtgtgcgcgtgcagaGGACTTGAACTTGAACCGCCTACACATAAATGAATCTGATAAACATGCATAGCTAACATTTCTAATAGTTATAGTACTTTAATACTTTATTTGATCTCATTTGGTTTTGTCTTGTGATTTTAAGCTACACTGTGATGCACCAGACGGTTCGGTTTATCCTTAAAGTGCTTTATTAGCCCACGTTTTCTGTCGCCTTCTTTGGGTTTAAACGCTCGTTTTAAAGGAAGTGATAGGACTCAGATGAAAGGCTTATGCCTTATGTTTTTGTCTGGAGGAGGTAGAATAATagttagattattattattattattattattattattattactgttgctATTAACaacatacattatttttatattattttgttatagtagctgttagtagtagtattgtatATTACTCACTACTAAAGTTTTCATTCCGGAGCAGGTCAGTGTTAGTTGCTCCTGAATGAAAACCTTTCTTTAAATCTGAGCAAGGCAGAGAAGCGAGAGCAGCAAAAATGTGTGACGTAACGGGCACGGGGGATGGGTCTTCTTCTTCCCACGAATTTCTTGTTTGTTCATCTTTCCACGAATTTCTATTTGTCTTATTCCTCTGATTCTTATTTGAATGATTTGATTTCTTGTTTGAAACAGTTACAAGGAAAGAACGACGAAGAGTCGACTCCAAGCGTTTTGACTCTCTGAGTAATTGGCCAAGAGTCGGCCCCGACGAATCGACTCTCTTGGAATCGAATCCTCATCACTACTTCGAGCCCAAGGGATTCCAAAAGAATCCAGACGTTCGCTCGTTCGTGCTTGAGTAGCGGCAAATACAGAAGACATAAAGGTAAAAGAGCACCGCCGAATCTGAACTACTGGGCAGGTAAATGATGATTATATGCGTTTTAAAGAGAACTTCTAGCGTGTATAGCTCAGTGGGTCTTATTATATACCTCCCCTCTTAGTTAATCTAATTAACGTTAgcgacggagaagcggcttagaaaatggatggatggatggatagtaaaCAGTGATACAGTCAGAAGGCATTGAAGTTTTTCTAGTTgtcagctagttagctaactttGCCACAGCGCACGCGTGCAGGATACGTGTGTTTCTGACGGGTTTGGCTGGGAATACCGGAGAGTTCCCCGTTTTTATATGAAGCAAAAGCTCTCCCGACCACTGTCagccagccaatcaaaacacagTTCCAGAAATCGGTAGTAACCAATCATATGTCAGGACCCGCCCACAGCTCTCAAAAACGAACTAAACCATTGCGTGAGCAGAAGCTCAATAGGGAGCGCAGTCTCGGGCTAATTTCCCTATTAGTTCCTAGTAGTGTGCTCATGGGGTTTTCCTCGAATCCAAGAGTAGTTCTCCACACGTGGGAGCAGTTTTGCTCGCTTGTGAAATTCGGAAtgaatttatttacagtttgcCCATTACAGTTCAGAGCATCATCCAccaactgcacacacacaagcaagcACAGCTCCATCACCAATAAAGCCTGAAATCAGAAGGCAACAGTCTGGTTAATGCACAACAGTGTGTGGTAACATGTTCACGTTTATACTAGATAAACTAGACTTCAGTAAACACATCCATGCAGACATCAATAAATAGGGTTGGAATGTTGtcaaaaatgcacatttaatgtCTGTTGTGCTTGTGCTTTAGTTAGAACTAAACAGAActatgtgctgcactgggttgatGTTTCCaacaattcaaaacaagctcaaatcAAAGTGcgcgctgtgccctgattggtgttcttgctttgcgcttctttcgttttgacatgttatgtttttatacacacataaacaaaaaggaatgacagatttcacaaaatatagtggagtgaaaagtaagatatttgactttgaaatgtagtggagtgaaattaaaaagtcactcaaaatggaaataatttagtaaagtacagatacatgaaaaaaactacttaagtacagtaaccaattacatttacttagttactgtccaccactgtcctACAGTAACACTGGTTTAGTGGTGTACAGAGAAGTCATTGCAGCTTGGAATAAGAAGAGCATCAATGGCActaaatctgacaaaaacaaCTGGCACTGTTTTCTGTCCATATGATGTGgtgtaaatgcttttttaaccttttttaatGGCAAATAACTGCTTGCACACCGTTTAGATATGctcactttacagtgtgtgggccAGAGCTGTACAACAGCCATTTGACTTACACACTTCACAaaagtttagattttttaacAGCATCAAATGACGAGGTTTTTCCATGGACACTcggcagaaacagaaaacatgagATAAGTTTGGCTGTTTGTTGAGTCAACTCTGCTTTGGCTGCTGAAAAGAATGCTTGCttgaaaaaataacaaaattctTAGCTCAGCAGAGTTTGGTGAAATATTACAAggtaatttaatgttttaatccAAAATTGAGCTTCAGAATCAACTCTGAAATTTCAATGTGTATCTAGACTAGTCATATTAAAGTCCAGCTACTAGCGTGGCTACTTCTGTGTACCTGGTTGGTAAGACCGTCTTCCTGTGAATTTGCTGTAGCTGTGTAAGAGGATGGCTGTAGATACATCGTTTATGTCATGTGCAAGTTTGAAGGGTTTTTTTACCGCACTTTGTCGTCTCTGCAGTTTTGCACATCTTCAGCCCCTGCCCATGTTAAAAGATGATAAATCACTGGTAAGTGCTTTTATCACTTCTCAACTTGATTATTGTAatgcttttgtttacagttcTCTGCCTTTTAGACTGCAGAGAACTGTAAACGTAAGCATTACAATAATCAAGTTGAGAAGTGATAAAAGCACTTACCAGTGATTTATCATATGCAGtatatttaaaatttaactGATGGAATTCTCACTCACACCAAACATGCAGAGCAAATCAGTCCTGTGTCATTTTGGTTGCATTGGCCATCCATTAATTCATGTATTCAATACAAGATGCTTCTAATTACACTTAAGGCGTTACATGGTCTGGCATCTCCATATATAGCTCGGCTCCTTTACTTGTACATCCTGTTGTGTAAACAGGTTTTCTGGCATTGGGCTTTTAGATATTCCCCAAAAGATTGTCTTCTTGTGATGGCAGGTCCTCTAGTGCTATGGCCCCTAAGCTCTTGAACCCCTTGACCCAACACATTGGAGAGCAATCATCTATTTCCTCATTTAAAACTGACTTGAAAACTAGTGCATTTAGCATTTAAAACGAGGGCTGTTTTCCTCCCATAGCCTTACATCTAACTTGACACTTACTGGTCACCTCGAGTTACAGTGTGCCACATGAGTTGAAAGTATGGCATGAAATCAGGGCCAAAAACAATCACCTGCACATGTGAAATACTGTTTGTCCAGATGAGCACAGATAGAGACGTGTTTTACAGGTACAGACAGCATATTTTGGCATCTGAAGATgataaaaatgttcatgtatgAGTGATGTACAGCTGGTAAAACGTGAGTTTTACGGCCCACCTTACAAAAGGCTTCAATGTTTACCATCAATCTGTTCACCCAGCACTTCTTATCGAGTGTGATAGAAGTGTGAAAGAGCAGCTACATGCTGTGTTCTTGGCGTGGAGAAAAACAGGAGAGACTGTAATTTTGTTGTGAGAAGTGCCCTTTACTAAAATACCTCAAGAGATAGGCGCATACAGAAAGCTGAAACCGTAGAGGTGGTCACCAAGACCTACCCACACACAGCCCACACTTTAGCCCACACCATAACACAGCATCAAGCAAGTAGGGtaataatacatacatttaacttaaactaacatttaacaacacaCATGCTTATTCAGCTCTGAATAAAATTCCATGACCTGATGAAACTTAATTTTAGATCAATGCTGTCACTCTGGGTTGCTTAATAAATGTGGGCCTATTTTCGGTATTTCCCGCTTCTAAGGAGTGCATTTTTATAATGCCTCAAAAGGCGCCCTCTACAGGCTCTTACATCAGATGTAACGAGCCCAGCAAGGCAGCTCTGGCGAGGGCGCGCAGACAGAGCTGCCCTGGAAATTCCTGCACGGGTTGCTTCTGTTGTGAGACCCAGCGCGTCACAACAGCGTCACCGCCGTGTCGTCGAGGTGATTTGATTGGTTTACAACTTACGAGGTCCGATTTGATTGGCCGAGCCGCGTGTTTCACTCCTGTTGTCCGTGCTCGCCGCCGCTCAGTGTATCTGCGGAGCGAGCGGCGGACGGAGGAGTCCGTCACCGCGCTGTTCCGTTCGCGAGGCGCTTCTTATGGAGTCAAACAACAGAGGTAATACAACGAGATTACACGTAGCATTTATTAATTCGCTCGTCTTAATTGTGATATCACGAGGAATGATCGATTACTCAGAGGTGTCCAGAAGCGCAGCCGTCAGAAGCGAGTTTACCTCGCAGTTCTGTTTAAGGTTTTGAGTCAACTATGTAAGTGTCTCGCCTGGCGTGGGTCTAAAATGAGTCTCTGAGAGACTATTCTTACAGTTGTTCTTGTTCAGGACTTTCTAGGTGTGCAGTAGTTTTACTGGAAGTCAGTTTGGCAGTTTGGATTAGTGGGAAGTGCGTCCTAACATTTAATTCAAGCACGGTTTCTTTAACACTAACCAGCGTCCTCACTTTCTGTGCACTACAGGCTTGTTTACAGTTCAGCCACAGAGAACGAAcgactctgcctctctctctctctctctctctctcactctctctctctctctctctctctctctctctctctctctctctctctctctctctctctctctctccttccgcACTCTGTCTTGTTATGCTCACGCTTGCTCTTCCTccctttctgctctctctctctgtttcactctccCAGATGTAAAAGGTATTCTTTAGGTGTTCAAATACAAACTTATGGAAAAGTTTTTAGACAGGAGACTGGGTGCATTGCATAATGCTCAGTTACTATTTTTTGG
This window harbors:
- the gcat gene encoding 2-amino-3-ketobutyrate coenzyme A ligase, mitochondrial, producing the protein MSLRALIRQLRTPLRAVLRSRTLITGRTYGAVAHARSVLESELDAIRAAGTWKGERVITSKQGAHISVDGSSGDILNFCANNYLGLSSHPEVIQAGIEALQKYGAGLSSVRFICGTQDLHKNLEQKLAQFHERDDCILYASCFDANAGLFEVLLGPEDAVISDELNHASIIDGIRLCKAKRFRYKHMNLKDLEEKLKESQSSRLRLVVTDGVFSMDGDVAPLVGICDLAEQYGALVFIDECHATGFLGPRGRGTDELLGVMDRVHIVNSTLGKALGGAAGGYTVGPKSLIELLRQRSRPYLFSNSLPPPVVGSATRAVELLLASNEIAQSMAAKTKRFRNGMTQAGFTIAGAAHPICPVMLGDARLASVIADDMLKLGVYVIGFSYPVVPKGKARIRVQISAAHTDSDIDRAVDAFIQTGRKHGVIS